One segment of Streptomyces sp. YIM 121038 DNA contains the following:
- a CDS encoding lipid-transfer protein has protein sequence MTSPRKLPATDGSTGPAAADRAARPAGRARRPAGTASIKDATAIVGIGQTDFARQLPESEKALACRAILAALADAGIAPAEVDAFASYTMEETDEVEVAKAIGAGDVTFFSKAGYGGGGSCATLAHLAAAITTGQATVGVAWRSRKRGSGPRPWKNTAVQLPTPAQWTRPFGLLRPVDEIAMLTRRYMHEYGASRDHLFNVALACRNRANQNPAAIMYERPLTRDMYMTSRWISEPLCLFDNCLETDGALACVLVSAARARDCRHRPVYVHSVAQGLPAQHHGMVNYWNDDPLSGPAWTAARHLWKHADFGPEDVDVAQIYDAFTPLVPLSLEGYGFCDRGEGGAFTEGGALEIGGRLPLNTAGGGLSEAYVHGFNLITEGVRQLRGAGTAQVPGASTCLVTAGEGVPTSAVLLRN, from the coding sequence ATGACTTCCCCCAGAAAACTGCCGGCAACCGACGGTTCCACAGGACCCGCGGCGGCGGATAGGGCCGCACGCCCCGCGGGCCGCGCCAGAAGGCCCGCGGGAACGGCCTCGATCAAGGACGCCACGGCGATCGTCGGCATCGGGCAGACCGACTTCGCCCGGCAACTCCCCGAGAGCGAGAAGGCCTTGGCCTGCCGCGCGATCCTCGCCGCGCTCGCCGACGCGGGCATCGCCCCGGCCGAGGTCGACGCCTTCGCCTCGTACACCATGGAGGAGACCGACGAGGTGGAGGTGGCCAAGGCCATCGGCGCCGGGGACGTGACCTTCTTCAGCAAGGCGGGCTACGGCGGTGGCGGTTCCTGCGCCACGCTCGCCCATCTCGCCGCCGCGATCACCACGGGCCAGGCCACGGTCGGCGTCGCCTGGCGCTCCCGCAAGCGCGGCAGCGGCCCGCGGCCGTGGAAGAACACCGCCGTCCAGCTCCCCACCCCCGCCCAGTGGACCCGGCCCTTCGGGCTCCTTCGTCCTGTCGACGAGATAGCGATGCTCACCCGCCGCTATATGCACGAGTACGGCGCGAGCCGCGACCACCTCTTCAACGTGGCCCTGGCCTGCAGGAATCGCGCCAACCAGAATCCGGCCGCGATCATGTACGAGCGTCCGCTCACGCGTGACATGTATATGACGTCCCGCTGGATCAGCGAGCCGCTCTGCCTCTTCGACAACTGCCTGGAGACCGACGGCGCGCTGGCCTGCGTCCTCGTCTCCGCCGCCCGCGCCCGCGACTGCCGCCACCGGCCCGTGTACGTCCACTCCGTCGCACAGGGGCTGCCCGCCCAGCACCACGGCATGGTCAACTACTGGAACGACGACCCGCTCTCCGGGCCCGCCTGGACCGCCGCCCGGCACCTGTGGAAACACGCGGACTTCGGCCCCGAGGACGTCGACGTCGCCCAGATCTACGACGCGTTCACCCCCCTCGTCCCGCTCTCCCTGGAGGGCTACGGCTTCTGCGACCGGGGCGAGGGCGGCGCGTTCACCGAGGGCGGCGCCCTGGAGATCGGCGGCCGCCTCCCCCTCAACACGGCGGGCGGCGGCCTCAGCGAGGCGTACGTCCACGGCTTCAACCTGATCACGGAGGGCGTGCGGCAGCTGCGCGGCGCGGGCACGGCACAGGTGCCCGGAGCGTCGACGTGCCTGGTCACGGCGGGCGAGGGCGTACCGACGTCGGCGGTCCTGCTGCGGAACTGA
- a CDS encoding OB-fold domain-containing protein, with protein MLTPVVDDDGAPFWEYAARGELRVQACAADGCGALRFPPRPCCPHCGSFASDWRRMSGKGRIWSYVVPHPPLLPAYAALAPYHPVVVELAEAPHIRLVGNLVARAGASLDSVAAGRPRVGARVQVVFADQGGVVVPRWVLERP; from the coding sequence CTGCTGACCCCCGTCGTCGACGACGACGGCGCCCCCTTCTGGGAGTACGCGGCCCGCGGCGAGCTGCGCGTCCAGGCCTGCGCCGCCGACGGCTGCGGCGCGCTCCGCTTCCCGCCGCGCCCCTGCTGTCCGCACTGCGGGTCCTTCGCCTCCGACTGGCGCCGGATGAGCGGCAAGGGCCGGATCTGGTCGTACGTCGTCCCGCACCCGCCGCTCCTGCCCGCCTACGCCGCCCTCGCTCCGTACCACCCGGTCGTCGTGGAGCTGGCCGAGGCCCCGCACATCCGGCTCGTCGGCAACCTCGTCGCGCGGGCGGGGGCCTCCCTGGACTCCGTGGCGGCAGGGCGCCCCCGCGTCGGGGCCCGGGTGCAGGTGGTCTTCGCCGACCAGGGCGGCGTCGTCGTGCCGCGCTGGGTCCTGGAGCGGCCGTGA
- a CDS encoding enoyl-CoA hydratase/isomerase family protein produces the protein MCGAGAAAGLRVERDEETGVAVLTLDRPERHNAIDLPLAAGLAAAWREFRHDDAVRAVVLTGAGDRAFCTGIDRAAEVPQPSSPYSLDDPLLTVGPKANDLWKPVLAAVNGMACGGAFYLLGEAEFALAAEHATFFDPHTTYGMVSAYETVYMAQRMPFGEVARTALMGTAERMSARRAYEVGLVSELCPGDGLLPAALRAAATIASYPTESVQGTVRALWATKEAARAQALAQAPHLIALGNAPRARQAALFAGRARGGGGGHRLR, from the coding sequence GTGTGCGGAGCCGGAGCCGCCGCCGGGCTGCGGGTCGAGCGGGACGAGGAGACCGGGGTGGCCGTCCTGACCCTGGACCGGCCCGAGCGGCACAACGCGATCGACCTGCCCCTGGCCGCCGGACTCGCCGCGGCCTGGCGGGAGTTCCGCCACGACGACGCGGTGCGGGCCGTGGTCCTCACCGGCGCGGGCGACCGGGCGTTCTGCACGGGCATCGACCGGGCGGCCGAGGTGCCCCAGCCCTCCTCGCCGTACTCCCTCGACGACCCGCTCCTCACGGTCGGACCCAAGGCCAACGACCTGTGGAAACCGGTGCTCGCCGCCGTCAACGGCATGGCCTGCGGCGGGGCGTTCTACCTGCTCGGCGAGGCGGAGTTCGCCCTCGCCGCCGAGCACGCCACGTTCTTCGATCCGCATACGACGTACGGGATGGTCAGCGCCTACGAGACCGTGTACATGGCACAGCGGATGCCGTTCGGGGAGGTGGCGCGGACGGCCCTGATGGGGACCGCCGAGCGGATGTCCGCGCGGCGGGCGTACGAGGTGGGGCTCGTCTCCGAGCTGTGCCCCGGCGACGGGCTCCTGCCCGCGGCGCTCCGGGCGGCGGCGACCATCGCCTCCTACCCCACCGAGTCCGTACAGGGCACGGTCCGGGCCCTGTGGGCCACGAAGGAGGCGGCCCGCGCGCAGGCCCTCGCCCAGGCGCCGCACCTCATCGCCCTGGGCAACGCGCCGCGCGCGCGGCAGGCGGCGCTCTTCGCGGGGCGTGCCCGGGGTGGGGGCGGGGGGCACCGGCTGCGGTAG
- a CDS encoding MarR family transcriptional regulator translates to MPLPESAAVAAELRTAMGKLTRRVKLEDQMPHGQVAVLGALDRSGAMTTSELAADQRVRPQSMARAVGLLMEQGLITRRAHPTDGRKSLVELSTAGRALLEEERGRRADWLARAIEAELTPEERKLLARGIGLVERLAAH, encoded by the coding sequence ATGCCCCTTCCGGAATCCGCCGCCGTCGCGGCAGAACTGCGTACCGCGATGGGAAAGCTCACGCGGCGCGTGAAGCTCGAGGACCAGATGCCGCACGGCCAGGTGGCCGTCCTCGGCGCCCTCGACCGCAGCGGTGCGATGACGACCAGCGAGCTGGCGGCCGATCAGCGGGTGCGCCCGCAGTCCATGGCCCGGGCCGTGGGGCTGCTCATGGAGCAGGGGCTGATCACGCGCCGGGCGCATCCGACCGACGGCCGCAAGAGCCTGGTCGAGCTCTCCACCGCGGGGCGGGCCCTCCTTGAGGAGGAGCGGGGGCGCAGGGCGGACTGGCTCGCGCGGGCGATCGAGGCGGAGCTGACGCCGGAGGAGCGGAAGCTGCTGGCCCGGGGGATCGGCCTCGTGGAGAGGCTCGCGGCCCACTAG